From a region of the Methanolobus tindarius DSM 2278 genome:
- a CDS encoding transposase has protein sequence MKIHVCVSCDGFPLTIQIASGKEHDSQQFIKIMESIKVKTDRKPRTRPLEVLADSAYDNVAIRKYLRSRAIKSNIPVNSRNEKHRKRGRPTRFEYESYHKRGTIERFFAWLKMGFRKIASRYERLNIVFKGLLDIACFLLCWKKIGERF, from the coding sequence ATAAAGATTCATGTTTGTGTAAGTTGTGACGGTTTTCCATTGACGATCCAAATTGCTTCTGGAAAGGAACATGATAGTCAACAATTTATCAAGATCATGGAAAGTATCAAGGTTAAGACTGATAGAAAACCAAGAACAAGACCATTAGAAGTACTTGCAGATTCAGCTTATGATAATGTTGCTATACGGAAGTATCTAAGATCCAGAGCTATAAAAAGTAACATTCCAGTCAACAGCAGGAATGAAAAACACAGAAAAAGAGGAAGACCTACAAGATTCGAGTATGAGTCATATCATAAAAGAGGAACTATAGAACGATTCTTTGCATGGTTGAAGATGGGATTCAGGAAAATAGCAAGTAGGTATGAAAGACTGAATATTGTTTTCAAAGGGTTATTAGATATTGCATGCTTCTTGTTATGCTGGAAAAAGATAGGGGAAAGGTTTTGA
- a CDS encoding transposase — MEFREISDDQWKFIKPHLPPQPITGRKRADDRKVINGILFVLITGCRWGDMPAIYGSQATAWRRLKRWSEEGIWNRIMESLRDSAYQNGKFSMDVVCVDSSFIETKKGEKTPHTTVIKKGKA; from the coding sequence ATGGAATTCAGAGAAATCTCTGATGATCAATGGAAATTTATTAAGCCACATTTACCACCACAACCAATAACCGGAAGAAAGAGGGCTGATGACCGTAAGGTCATCAATGGTATTCTCTTTGTTCTGATAACTGGTTGCAGATGGGGAGATATGCCAGCTATTTATGGTTCCCAGGCAACTGCCTGGAGAAGGCTGAAAAGATGGTCAGAGGAAGGTATATGGAACAGGATAATGGAATCCCTTCGGGATTCCGCTTACCAGAATGGTAAGTTCTCTATGGATGTTGTATGTGTTGATAGCAGTTTCATTGAAACTAAAAAAGGGGAGAAGACTCCACATACAACGGTCATAAAAAAAGGAAAGGCATAA
- a CDS encoding PAS domain-containing sensor histidine kinase, which produces MTRSSPEEMLFSRLFASLYMLFILVLFGRLLEWWIAPLTRDLLTLSFFNNILVFVDLIISLGTTIVFLLLNGQRMNSEIEFSRLKAQEFAERYSHAVKSAKAYVWDLDLETGDLFWDDALDKLYGSPIESQKQLKSICQSFGIDIDDVSNLGNLCNTNVIEEDLTVEVTFHHPENGMRFLLVHATTSCDNSNPSRLSGLIYDLTSLRKVEHALKESHRKLNLLTQITRHDILNRVHIVRGFGQLLARELEQPKQQEMAEHIVVSADLIFDLISFTGQYQNIGMQEPKWQDIAVLLDSNDIRNSIDGIELNRPDSGTLIYADVMLEKLLFNLIENSLRHGGDVKVISLSCEHSDEYLKIVYQDDGVGVPESEKDQIFERGYGKNTGMGLFFCREILEITNLDIRETGAFGEGVRFEMKVPPGYFRIGN; this is translated from the coding sequence TTGACTCGAAGTAGTCCTGAAGAGATGCTATTTTCCAGGCTATTTGCATCCCTTTATATGCTTTTTATTCTGGTTCTTTTTGGAAGGTTGCTTGAGTGGTGGATTGCACCACTAACCAGAGATTTGTTAACATTATCATTTTTCAACAACATTCTCGTGTTTGTAGATCTGATTATCTCTCTCGGCACGACTATAGTATTTCTTTTGCTGAATGGACAGAGAATGAACAGTGAAATTGAATTTTCAAGGCTGAAGGCACAGGAGTTTGCAGAACGCTATTCTCATGCGGTCAAATCTGCAAAAGCATATGTATGGGATCTTGATCTGGAAACCGGGGATCTATTCTGGGATGACGCACTCGATAAATTATACGGGTCACCAATTGAATCTCAAAAACAACTTAAAAGCATATGTCAGTCATTTGGTATTGATATTGATGATGTTTCAAATCTTGGGAACTTGTGTAATACGAATGTGATTGAAGAAGATCTGACTGTTGAGGTTACTTTCCACCATCCTGAAAATGGAATGAGATTCTTGCTGGTTCATGCAACTACTTCATGTGACAATTCAAATCCTAGTAGATTAAGCGGATTAATTTATGATCTCACATCTTTGAGAAAGGTTGAGCATGCATTAAAGGAATCTCACCGGAAACTAAATCTTTTAACTCAGATAACTCGCCATGATATACTTAACAGGGTTCATATTGTACGTGGTTTTGGACAACTTCTGGCCAGGGAATTAGAACAGCCTAAACAGCAGGAAATGGCAGAACATATCGTTGTAAGTGCTGATCTGATTTTTGATCTTATATCTTTCACAGGACAATATCAGAACATTGGGATGCAAGAGCCAAAATGGCAGGATATTGCTGTTCTACTGGATTCAAATGATATTCGTAATTCGATCGATGGAATTGAATTGAACCGCCCTGACTCTGGAACATTGATCTATGCAGATGTAATGCTGGAGAAACTTCTGTTCAATTTAATTGAGAATTCATTGAGACATGGTGGTGATGTAAAAGTAATTTCTCTTTCATGCGAGCACTCAGATGAATACCTCAAAATAGTATATCAGGATGATGGCGTTGGTGTTCCGGAATCTGAAAAAGATCAGATATTTGAAAGAGGATATGGTAAAAATACCGGTATGGGCTTATTTTTTTGTAGAGAAATACTGGAAATAACTAATTTGGACATCCGTGAAACCGGGGCTTTTGGTGAAGGTGTCAGATTTGAAATGAAAGTTCCTCCTGGTTATTTCAGGATTGGAAATTAA
- a CDS encoding proteasome assembly chaperone family protein produces MAETDYDDNNVKIITTEIQTENPVLIEGFPGIGLVGNIASQQIIDELKMEYVGSIDSRHFPPIAVLYEGLINMPVRIYESTEHGMVMVVSDIPINPVVAYDISKALLTWAQSINVKEIVSLAGIATMSEEHKVFGAATNMDMLERIKEKVELFQMGTISGISGSIMGECLVREVPAISLLGSTMSQNPDPRAAAVVIDVLNLLYDYGINTEGLIEQAEKIEIEMQRLAEDVRTTEQPTAGGRKEFPMYG; encoded by the coding sequence TTGGCTGAAACAGATTATGACGATAATAATGTAAAGATCATAACTACAGAGATTCAGACTGAAAATCCGGTACTTATTGAGGGATTTCCGGGTATAGGTTTAGTTGGTAATATTGCCAGTCAGCAGATAATAGATGAACTTAAGATGGAATATGTCGGTTCCATAGATTCCAGGCATTTTCCACCGATAGCAGTTCTCTATGAAGGGCTTATCAACATGCCAGTCAGGATTTACGAAAGCACAGAGCATGGCATGGTAATGGTGGTATCTGACATTCCAATCAATCCTGTAGTTGCATACGATATAAGCAAAGCACTTCTCACATGGGCTCAGTCCATCAATGTGAAAGAAATCGTATCCCTTGCAGGAATTGCAACCATGAGCGAGGAACACAAAGTGTTCGGTGCAGCCACCAACATGGACATGCTGGAGAGAATAAAGGAAAAAGTCGAATTATTCCAGATGGGAACAATCTCAGGAATTTCCGGCAGCATCATGGGAGAATGTCTCGTACGTGAAGTGCCGGCAATAAGTCTGCTCGGTTCAACCATGAGTCAGAACCCTGACCCAAGGGCAGCAGCAGTAGTAATTGATGTCCTGAATCTTCTTTACGACTATGGTATCAACACAGAAGGTCTCATAGAACAGGCAGAGAAGATCGAAATAGAGATGCAGAGACTCGCTGAGGATGTAAGGACAACCGAACAACCCACTGCAGGTGGAAGAAAAGAGTTCCCAATGTACGGGTGA
- a CDS encoding DUF473 domain-containing protein, with product MEYIALTGISERVISELRQNRLLTIEIRSPNNFLAALRMNVGEMLFLTHTSAEDLTGGSMGIITKLVRHQVSTHRVMQSNEAFYEERETTSLRLQLDPNCIARVRKVLNNTIGEVTKVDAEEIPLYNAR from the coding sequence ATGGAATATATTGCTTTGACAGGAATATCTGAGCGTGTTATCTCAGAACTGAGACAAAACAGGCTTCTGACAATCGAGATCAGGAGTCCTAACAACTTTCTGGCTGCACTGCGCATGAACGTAGGAGAAATGCTGTTCCTGACCCACACAAGTGCCGAGGATCTCACAGGTGGCAGCATGGGTATAATCACAAAACTGGTCAGGCATCAGGTATCAACCCACCGCGTAATGCAGAGCAACGAAGCCTTTTATGAGGAACGTGAAACCACGAGCCTCAGACTTCAGCTCGACCCAAACTGTATTGCACGTGTAAGAAAAGTCCTGAACAACACCATCGGTGAAGTCACAAAAGTAGATGCTGAAGAAATCCCACTCTACAATGCCAGATGA
- a CDS encoding DUF169 domain-containing protein: MKTYNDSNSPDYSNHQYYQNYPNIEALMDEGEPVCISLCDDEGETSERLYCELIHLARNGESFLIEDQRCRPGKFILGLSENSPADYYLKSNRYKDEETAKRAVDSLPRIEKEYRSIKIEPLKKNDGEFDVLLLYLKPESAMKIIQAYAFHFGESITSRSIGAASICGDCTARVLKEGIGISYGCKGSRKHSGYANEEVPIGISYSMLEKIEEGLKTIPETFD; the protein is encoded by the coding sequence ATGAAAACATACAACGATTCAAATTCTCCTGATTATTCAAATCATCAATATTATCAAAATTACCCGAATATTGAAGCGCTTATGGACGAAGGCGAACCTGTGTGCATCTCCCTGTGTGATGATGAAGGTGAAACTTCAGAGAGGCTTTACTGTGAACTAATTCATCTGGCACGAAACGGAGAATCTTTCCTGATAGAAGACCAGAGATGCAGACCCGGAAAATTCATACTTGGCCTGAGTGAAAACAGTCCGGCAGATTATTACCTGAAATCCAATCGCTACAAAGACGAAGAGACTGCAAAGAGAGCTGTGGACTCACTCCCGAGGATTGAAAAAGAGTACAGGTCAATTAAAATCGAGCCGCTTAAGAAGAATGATGGTGAATTTGATGTTCTTTTGCTTTATCTTAAACCTGAAAGTGCAATGAAGATTATACAGGCATATGCATTTCATTTTGGAGAGAGTATCACTTCAAGATCAATTGGTGCGGCATCCATATGTGGAGATTGTACTGCAAGGGTACTGAAAGAGGGAATTGGGATATCCTATGGCTGCAAGGGTTCTAGGAAACATAGCGGCTATGCTAATGAGGAAGTTCCGATTGGAATTTCATATAGTATGCTGGAAAAAATAGAAGAGGGACTTAAAACCATCCCTGAAACTTTTGATTAA
- a CDS encoding endonuclease V has translation MNNSELDYWFDPSSRTLEELRLLQNKAIGNLSLEDGFGKIDRIAGVDCAYYDDKIICSMPVLDYKSLELIEKKHIVQKVPLPYIPTYLNFREGKAIASVFTELKNKPDIIVFDSCGINHPIKAGMATYFGAVMDIPTIGVSKKILCGESETPNEVGESQKLMFKGEQVGWLLKSNKRSNPIIIAPGHKVSVESSLEIVKHCLKGYKLPEPTRLAHMYAAEAKIEIPEHKNRK, from the coding sequence TTGAATAATAGCGAACTGGATTACTGGTTCGATCCATCTTCACGTACTCTGGAGGAACTAAGACTCCTCCAGAACAAAGCCATTGGGAATCTCAGCCTTGAGGATGGCTTTGGAAAGATAGACAGAATAGCAGGTGTGGACTGCGCATATTATGACGATAAAATCATCTGCTCTATGCCTGTCCTGGACTATAAATCACTTGAACTAATTGAGAAAAAGCACATTGTACAGAAAGTGCCTCTTCCTTACATACCCACCTACCTGAACTTCAGGGAAGGAAAAGCCATTGCATCTGTTTTTACGGAACTTAAAAATAAACCGGACATAATTGTGTTTGATTCCTGCGGCATCAATCATCCGATTAAGGCAGGCATGGCTACTTATTTTGGAGCGGTTATGGATATCCCGACAATTGGAGTTTCCAAAAAGATCCTTTGCGGTGAATCCGAAACACCTAATGAGGTGGGAGAATCACAAAAACTGATGTTCAAAGGTGAACAGGTTGGCTGGCTTCTGAAAAGTAATAAACGTAGCAATCCAATCATAATCGCACCCGGACACAAGGTTTCTGTTGAAAGCTCGCTTGAAATTGTAAAACACTGCCTGAAAGGATATAAATTGCCAGAACCTACGAGACTTGCACATATGTATGCGGCGGAAGCTAAGATAGAAATTCCGGAACACAAGAACAGGAAATGA
- the sepS gene encoding O-phosphoserine--tRNA ligase — protein sequence MKFNPDDIKKAASEDFDAAWNKGTEYISESKLNEQYPHMTIKYGKPHPVYDTISKLRDAYLRMGFEEMMNPLIVDEREVHKQFSHEALAVLDRCFYLAGLPRPNVGISDERIAEIKEILGGVDDEAIETIRKVLHAYKKGDVEGDDLVPEIAASINVSDSLVVEMIDQVFPEFKELIPQATKKTLRSHMTSGWFISLASVIERANPPFNFFSIDRCFRREQDEDAARLMTYYSASCVIMDENVTIDHGKAVAQGLLSQFGFEKFMFRPDDKRSKYYVPDTQIEVFAYHPNLVGSKTKYSDGWIEIATFGIYSPTALSQYDIPYPVMNLGLGVERLAMILHDATDIRSLTYPQITQYSEWKMTDNELAKTVHVANVPETEEGMEIVKAIVAVCEENGSTPSPCEFPAWEGTVKGKTVKVSVIEPEEETKLCGPAVFNEIVAYENDVLGVPDNKKWKKVLENHSARTGVRFLDAFACQAAKDIECAVENGESEVETRVRIVKVPSEINIRLEPLAQRFITSNKKKIDIRGPVFTTVRATIE from the coding sequence ATGAAATTCAACCCTGATGATATCAAAAAAGCAGCAAGCGAGGATTTTGACGCTGCATGGAATAAGGGTACAGAGTACATCAGCGAGTCAAAGCTGAATGAACAGTACCCACATATGACTATCAAATATGGTAAGCCACATCCGGTTTATGACACAATCTCAAAGCTTCGTGATGCTTACCTCAGAATGGGATTTGAGGAAATGATGAACCCGCTTATTGTTGATGAGAGAGAGGTTCACAAGCAGTTCAGCCATGAAGCGCTGGCTGTCCTTGACAGATGCTTCTACCTTGCAGGACTCCCACGTCCGAATGTAGGTATCTCAGACGAGCGTATCGCTGAGATTAAGGAGATACTCGGGGGAGTTGATGATGAAGCCATTGAGACCATCAGGAAAGTTCTTCACGCATACAAGAAGGGAGATGTCGAAGGAGATGACCTCGTACCTGAGATTGCAGCAAGTATCAACGTATCAGACTCACTTGTTGTTGAGATGATTGACCAGGTCTTCCCGGAATTTAAGGAACTCATTCCTCAGGCTACCAAGAAGACACTCAGAAGTCACATGACTTCAGGATGGTTCATCAGTCTTGCATCAGTAATTGAACGTGCAAACCCGCCTTTCAATTTCTTCTCAATTGACCGCTGCTTCAGAAGGGAGCAGGACGAAGATGCGGCACGTCTGATGACTTACTACTCTGCATCCTGTGTGATTATGGATGAGAATGTGACCATAGACCACGGAAAAGCAGTAGCGCAGGGATTACTTTCACAGTTCGGTTTTGAGAAGTTTATGTTCAGGCCGGATGACAAGCGCAGCAAGTACTACGTACCTGACACACAGATAGAGGTATTTGCTTACCATCCAAATCTGGTGGGTTCTAAGACAAAATACTCCGACGGATGGATAGAGATAGCAACCTTTGGAATTTACTCACCTACAGCCCTCTCACAGTACGATATACCCTATCCTGTGATGAACCTGGGACTTGGCGTGGAAAGGCTTGCAATGATACTCCACGATGCAACTGACATCCGTTCTCTCACATATCCACAGATTACTCAGTATTCTGAATGGAAGATGACCGACAACGAACTTGCAAAGACAGTGCATGTGGCTAATGTTCCTGAGACTGAAGAAGGAATGGAAATTGTAAAGGCTATCGTGGCTGTCTGTGAGGAGAATGGTTCAACCCCAAGTCCGTGTGAATTCCCTGCATGGGAAGGTACAGTCAAAGGAAAGACAGTAAAGGTCTCGGTTATTGAACCGGAAGAGGAAACAAAACTCTGTGGACCTGCAGTGTTTAATGAAATTGTTGCATACGAAAATGACGTACTTGGCGTACCTGACAATAAGAAGTGGAAGAAAGTACTTGAGAACCATTCTGCAAGGACTGGTGTAAGGTTCCTTGATGCTTTTGCATGCCAGGCTGCAAAGGATATTGAATGTGCTGTTGAAAATGGTGAAAGCGAAGTTGAAACAAGGGTCAGAATCGTGAAGGTTCCTTCCGAGATTAACATTCGCCTTGAACCACTGGCACAGCGCTTTATCACAAGCAACAAGAAGAAAATAGACATCCGTGGACCTGTGTTCACTACTGTGAGGGCAACTATTGAATAA
- a CDS encoding translin family protein, protein MIYNISCSIKDSFEEKDKARESTLAISRDVVRNCRTAMYSIHNRDFDKANLLISKSVEMIEKMDTLLADHPDIYYSGFLEHAQQEFVECLVVYNILSGEDDEIPGPQELNVSNVAYLNGLGDVGGELRRHILDLIRKDTPEEGEKYLGLMEEIYNCLMMFDYPDAMTHGLRHKTDVTRSIIEKTRGDLTNAMRQQKLEKAMKEFENRIN, encoded by the coding sequence ATGATCTACAATATATCCTGTAGTATAAAAGACAGCTTTGAGGAAAAAGACAAAGCAAGAGAAAGCACTCTGGCAATTTCCAGAGATGTTGTGCGCAACTGCAGGACAGCAATGTACAGCATACATAACAGGGATTTTGATAAAGCAAATTTGCTGATATCCAAATCCGTAGAAATGATAGAAAAAATGGATACATTGCTTGCGGATCATCCTGACATATACTATTCCGGTTTTCTGGAACATGCCCAGCAGGAATTCGTCGAATGCCTTGTTGTGTACAACATACTCAGCGGTGAAGATGACGAGATTCCCGGACCTCAGGAACTTAATGTCAGCAACGTAGCATACCTTAACGGGCTTGGAGATGTTGGCGGGGAACTCAGACGACATATTCTGGATCTTATTAGAAAAGATACTCCCGAAGAAGGAGAAAAATACCTGGGCCTGATGGAAGAGATATACAATTGCCTCATGATGTTTGACTATCCCGACGCCATGACACACGGACTTCGACATAAGACCGATGTCACTAGGTCAATTATAGAGAAGACCAGAGGCGACCTTACAAATGCAATGCGCCAGCAGAAGCTGGAAAAGGCAATGAAGGAATTTGAGAATAGAATAAACTAG
- a CDS encoding UPF0147 family protein, whose protein sequence is MSNFDQVIEECKQKLEYIANDNSVPRNIRRSANDILETLSKKDEPLFLRTSSSISILEDISNDPNIPVHTRTLIWDVASQLETIPVDE, encoded by the coding sequence ATGTCAAATTTTGATCAAGTCATTGAAGAATGCAAACAAAAGTTAGAATATATCGCAAACGATAATTCAGTACCAAGAAACATTAGGCGTTCTGCAAATGATATACTGGAAACATTAAGTAAGAAAGATGAACCTCTCTTTTTGAGGACATCATCAAGCATATCCATTCTTGAGGATATCAGCAACGACCCTAACATCCCTGTTCACACAAGAACACTCATCTGGGATGTTGCAAGCCAGCTCGAGACCATTCCGGTCGACGAGTAA
- a CDS encoding Sjogren's syndrome/scleroderma autoantigen 1 family protein, with translation MSNTDDENIQKISRMLEIGGTMLAQHCGNCGAPLFRYQGRVLCPVCDDVRDPRGSMQQASAPVVTPEPETEISPVEEKKTPVAAVPKTTPVRSQSEDTSVGQSTSAPASIPELENLLVRKMVSLANTMQDETDVRRISDYLDMIERCMDIMNKMK, from the coding sequence ATGTCAAACACTGATGATGAAAATATACAAAAAATATCCCGAATGCTTGAGATTGGCGGAACAATGCTTGCACAACATTGTGGCAACTGTGGAGCCCCTCTCTTCCGCTATCAGGGTAGGGTACTATGTCCGGTCTGTGATGATGTTCGCGACCCACGTGGAAGCATGCAGCAAGCATCTGCTCCGGTAGTTACACCTGAGCCAGAAACAGAAATTTCTCCAGTAGAAGAAAAGAAAACTCCGGTTGCGGCAGTTCCGAAAACCACGCCTGTAAGATCTCAGTCTGAAGATACATCTGTGGGACAATCAACTTCAGCTCCGGCATCAATCCCTGAACTGGAAAATTTGCTCGTAAGAAAAATGGTTTCACTTGCAAATACTATGCAGGATGAAACTGATGTAAGAAGAATATCTGATTATCTTGATATGATCGAACGCTGTATGGATATAATGAATAAAATGAAGTAG
- a CDS encoding DEAD/DEAH box helicase, translating to MPEYIKHPLIKADTVEQRLYQLDLAGKALDVSTLVVLPTGLGKTVVCLLVMASRLEKLGGKVMVLSPTKPLVEQHASFFKNVMNIPEEEVLTFTGSISPEKRSELWKTGKVIISTPQVIENDILTKRISLENVTHITFDEAHRAVGNYAYTYIAEKYFETAKNPLCLGITASPGSSDEKIAEVCESLHIESVAVKTESDSDVKPYIHKKEIEWKRINLPDEMKEIKDLLNKVLEDRYKKLTELGYPIYNKRFVSKKDLLGLQTKLQGELRGGMPDTSVYSAISLLAEILKVSHAVEITETQGLEALRMYMERLDNEAGSKSGSKASKRLAEDLYIRQVVHRLKDCDLEHPKLEYVKDIVLNELENKPHSRVIVFANYRDTAEMLTKALAEVEGIRPVRFVGQASKYKDKGLTQKQQVEIIEQFKAGDYNVLVATSVAEEGLDIPSTDLVLFYEPIPSEIRSIQRKGRTGRKHEGRVVVLVTKGTRDEGYYWSSLSKERKMQSNMKELQSAMPARKNNSIEEEFMLDSNGKDQKTLFEYDDNNESKPENKDNIKIVVDQREIRSSVARSLDRNGVEITVKTLEVGDYILSDRIAAERKDTQDFVGSLIEQKLFEQISNLSRAYEKPILIIEGESLFNCRGINPNAIHGTLSSISLDFGVSIFYTRDPEDTAALLQQVAKREQVDEKREVNMHGKKAAAMLPQQQEYVVSSISDIGPKAARNLLKHFGSVENVMKASYEELLDVNNVGPKTAAKIREIIGSEYKR from the coding sequence ATGCCGGAATATATCAAACACCCTTTGATAAAAGCAGATACTGTGGAGCAGAGGCTATATCAACTTGATCTGGCGGGCAAGGCTCTTGATGTTTCCACACTTGTGGTTTTGCCAACCGGACTTGGAAAAACCGTTGTATGTCTTCTTGTCATGGCATCTCGCCTTGAGAAATTAGGCGGCAAGGTCATGGTGCTCTCACCAACAAAACCTCTTGTGGAACAGCATGCATCTTTTTTCAAAAATGTAATGAACATTCCGGAGGAAGAAGTCCTCACATTCACAGGTAGCATCAGTCCTGAAAAAAGATCAGAACTCTGGAAAACAGGCAAAGTAATCATTTCCACACCGCAGGTCATTGAGAATGACATACTTACCAAAAGAATAAGTCTTGAAAATGTTACACACATTACATTTGATGAGGCACACCGTGCAGTTGGAAATTACGCTTATACCTATATTGCAGAGAAATATTTTGAAACCGCAAAAAACCCTCTTTGTTTAGGGATTACTGCAAGTCCTGGAAGTTCTGATGAGAAGATAGCGGAGGTCTGTGAATCACTTCACATTGAATCGGTTGCCGTTAAAACTGAATCAGATAGCGATGTCAAACCTTACATTCATAAAAAAGAGATCGAATGGAAGCGCATCAACCTTCCTGACGAAATGAAAGAGATTAAAGACCTGTTGAATAAGGTCCTTGAAGACAGGTACAAGAAGCTTACTGAACTTGGTTACCCAATATATAATAAGAGATTTGTCTCAAAAAAAGACCTTCTTGGATTGCAGACAAAACTTCAGGGAGAACTCAGGGGAGGAATGCCCGATACTTCAGTTTATAGTGCAATTTCCTTGCTTGCAGAGATACTGAAAGTAAGCCACGCTGTGGAAATCACAGAAACTCAGGGACTTGAAGCTCTCCGTATGTACATGGAAAGACTGGACAACGAAGCAGGTTCTAAAAGTGGAAGCAAGGCTTCAAAGCGTCTTGCTGAAGACCTTTACATCAGGCAGGTCGTACACCGCCTGAAAGACTGTGACCTTGAGCATCCCAAACTGGAATATGTGAAAGATATAGTCCTTAATGAACTTGAGAACAAGCCGCATTCCAGAGTTATTGTTTTTGCAAATTATCGTGACACAGCCGAGATGCTGACAAAAGCACTTGCCGAAGTTGAAGGGATAAGACCTGTGAGATTTGTGGGACAGGCGTCCAAATACAAGGATAAGGGACTGACACAGAAGCAACAGGTCGAGATAATCGAACAATTCAAGGCTGGAGATTACAATGTTCTTGTGGCAACCTCGGTTGCAGAGGAAGGCCTTGATATTCCATCAACAGATCTTGTGTTGTTTTACGAACCAATTCCCTCTGAAATTAGGAGTATCCAGAGAAAAGGGCGAACAGGAAGAAAGCATGAAGGTCGTGTTGTTGTTCTAGTTACAAAAGGCACCAGGGATGAAGGATACTACTGGAGCAGCCTTTCAAAGGAAAGGAAAATGCAGAGCAACATGAAAGAGCTTCAGTCAGCCATGCCGGCACGGAAGAATAACTCAATTGAAGAGGAATTCATGCTGGATAGTAACGGGAAGGACCAGAAGACATTGTTTGAATACGATGACAACAATGAATCTAAACCTGAAAACAAGGATAATATCAAAATTGTTGTGGACCAGCGTGAGATTCGCAGTTCTGTTGCCCGTTCCCTTGACAGAAACGGTGTTGAAATTACAGTAAAAACACTGGAAGTTGGTGACTACATCCTGAGTGACCGCATTGCTGCGGAAAGGAAAGATACACAGGACTTTGTGGGTTCGCTTATTGAACAAAAACTGTTCGAGCAGATATCAAACCTCTCAAGAGCCTATGAAAAGCCAATACTGATAATTGAGGGTGAAAGCCTCTTTAATTGCAGAGGAATAAATCCGAATGCAATTCATGGAACCCTGTCATCAATATCACTGGATTTTGGGGTTTCAATATTCTATACGCGCGACCCGGAAGATACTGCTGCCCTCTTACAACAGGTTGCAAAAAGAGAGCAGGTTGATGAGAAACGGGAAGTTAACATGCACGGGAAGAAAGCTGCTGCTATGCTTCCACAGCAGCAGGAATATGTTGTGTCTTCAATATCTGATATCGGTCCGAAAGCAGCCAGAAACCTCCTGAAACATTTCGGTTCTGTGGAAAATGTGATGAAAGCCAGTTATGAAGAACTGCTTGATGTCAACAATGTTGGACCCAAGACCGCAGCAAAAATAAGGGAAATTATCGGCAGTGAGTATAAGCGTTGA